The sequence TTCGCGCAATCACAGGGAATCAAGCTCCATGGCGAGCTGAAGGATCGCAAAGGATCAGAGGGCATCTGTCACTCGATCGTGGCCGAGAGTTATGCGCTTCCGGGTCAGTTGAATGTTGGTTCTGATTCACACACCCCGCACGTTGGCGCGGTTGGTTGCGTCGCCTTCGGCATCGGCACTACCGACGTCTTCAATTCCTGGATTACGAAAGACGTTCGCGTCAAAGTTCCCGAATCGGTAAAGGTGATCGTCCGCGGAAAACGGCGTGCCAATGCCACAGCCAAGGATTACATCCTCAAGCTGTTGGCAATGGACTACATCCGCGGCGGCAAGGCGCTGGCAAAGGTGATGGAGTATTCAGGAGAGGCGATCGAGGAACTCGGTGTCGACGAGCGTGCCACGATGTGCAACATGGCCGCCGAGATTGGAGGATTCACCGGTATTGTGGCGCCAGATAAGAAAGTTGCTGACTTTCTAGTCGAGCGCCGCGGAATGAAAGGTGCCCACTCCGAGAAGTTGATCGACGGACTCCGCAGCGATCCCGGCGCAGAATACGCGCACATGATCGAAATGGACGCTTCCGAAATCTATCCGATGGTCGCAACACCGGGCGACCCGGGAAATGGCAAATATGTGCGGGACCTGAATACGCCAGTTCCGGTGGAGATCGCTTACGGCGGGACTTGCACCGCGGGCAAGAACGAGGATATGGACATGTACGCCGAAGTGCTCAGCGACGCGCTGCGCCAGGGCAAGCGTGTCTCGTCATCGGTACAGTTCTACATCCAGTTTGGATCGCAGGAGACGCGCGAGTACTGCTTGCGTAAAGGCTATCTCGAGGTCTTCCAGAAAGTGGGAGCGAAGGTAATCGAGCCAAGTTGCGGAGCCTGCATCAACGCAGGTCCCGGCGTCTCGACACGTCCCGATCAGATCGTCATCAGCGCACAAAACCGCAACTTTCCCGGCCGCAGCGGACCAGGACAAATGTATCTCGCCAGCCCATACACGGTAGCAGCGAGCGCAGTCGCGGGGTACATCACAGAGTACCAGCCGGCAGAAGAACGTGAACCAGCACTCGCATAATCGTCGCTCACGGCCACAAAGGACAAAGCTGAACACGGAGGTCGCGGAGGTGGTTTGTTGTAAATCTATGACCTTGGTTGATCTCACCCACGAGCTCGCGAAGCGCCGGCCTTTTCTTTCCTCCGTTGCTTCTTGTCCTCCATGTTAAGTTTTTGCCTTCATGGCAAGGATCGTCCCGTGGTGAAAATGAAGCGACGCTGATAGAATTCTTCTTTTCCTAAGAATTCATCGCGCCTGCAAGCAGCATTCTCAGCGCATTTATTTGGAGAGATTTCAATGGCATATGTAATTGCAGAACCCTGCATTGGCACTAAGGACACCGCATGCGTGGATGCCTGCCCGGTAGACTGCATCCACCCTAAGAAGGACGAAGCTCCTCACGGCGAAGCGCAGCAGCTTTTCATTGATCCTGTGGAGTGTATTGACTGCGGCGCCTGTGTTCCGGTTTGCCCGGTGTCGGCGATCTTCGCGGCTGACGATCTGCCAGACAAGTGGAAGGAATACGAAGGCAAGAACTCACAGTATTTCGGACGCTAGCTCTTTCCAAGCTCTTGGTTTCGCCCGGCCAATTTTGGCCGGGCTTTGCTTTTGGCGGATTCTGCTTTTAGGGAAGGGCACGGATTCCATCCGTGCCGGTGAGCTAGAAACAATCCTTCTTCATGAGCGGCTTCAGCCGAGGCTGAAGCCGCTCATGAAGTAACGAAACCGTTGGCTCTCCTGTGCCCTTCCTAAACATTCGTAATCAAAGTGCCATAGAATCGATAGTCGAGGGTCAGCGAAACCGGTGCTCAAGCAGTCAGACGCCATTGTGCTGCGGACATATCCGCTGCGGGAAGCTGACCTGCTCGTGACGTTATTCACGCGCGAAGAAGGCAAGATCCGCGGAGTCGCGCGCTCCGCGAAGAGATCAAAGCGACGCTTCGGCGGTGCGCTCGAGCCGCTGACCCGAGTTCGAGCTTATTACGACCAGAAGTCGGGACAGGAATTGGTCCGTCTTGACTCCTGCGATGTAATCGAATCGCCATTGATGCATGATGTCGACTACGAACGCACCGTGGCGTTATCGTACGTGGCGGAAGTGCTGGACGGACTTCTACCTGATCACGATGCGAACGACGCGGTATTTCGACTTACGCTTTCAGTGTTACCGCATCTCGAAGCCGGCAGCATTTGGATGCCCCTTACGTATTTTGATCTCTGGATGACGCGGCTGATGGGGCTGCTTCCCGAGTTGGGTGCCTGCATCGTGTGTGGAGAGGAGTTGAACGGCTCAGGCCGCGTCTTCTTTCATGCGCTCGCTGACGGCCTGATGTGCCCGCAACATAAACGGCTCGCCAGCTCGGAGATGTCGCTGCCTTCGCGTCAGCTAGCAGCGGAGATGTTTCGTTCCCCGGTGGACGCCTTCGCTGCTGAGCCGTGGAAGCGACAGCGCGGGGCAGACTTGAGAAAATTTCTTGCGCAGTGCATTGAGCGTCACATCGAAGGTAAGCTGGTAACCAGCATCGCGCTGGCAAGACTGGACTAGGAGCTGAGAGCAAAACGTGGATCCAGCCGCCCCCGGCCGGATTTTCGATTCTGTCCTGAACAAAATTGGCAACGACACCAAAAGTGCAACCACCAACCTTCCAGGAACTCATCCTCAAGCTTCAGACCTTCTGGGGCGATTATGGGTGCGTGCTCCAGCAGCCGTACGACATCGAGGTCGGCGCCGGTACCATGTCCCCCGAAACATTTCTCCGCGTGCTTGGGCCAAAGCCGTACCGGACGGCATATCTGCAGCCTTCCCGACGACCGGCAGATGGTCGCTACGGCGAGAATCCCAATCGCCTGTACAAGCACACGCAACTTCAGGTGATTTTGAAGCCGCCACCGAATGACGTTCAGGAACTCTATCTGCGCTCGCTGCAGGCGATCGGCATTGATCTGCGCCGGCATGACATCAAGTTCGAAGAAGACAACTGGGAGTCGCCAACACTGGGCGCGTGGGGAATCGGCTGGCAGGTCATGCTCGATGGATTGGAGATCACGCAGTTCACATATTTCCAGCAATGCGGAGGAATCGATCTCGATCCCATCTCAGCCGAATTGACTTACGGAATCGAACGGCTTGCAGCCTTTCTTCAGGACGTTGACAGTATTTATGACGTCGCCTGGACTCGTGGCGCTGACGGCAAGCTGGTGACTTATGGTGATGTGAGACTTGCAGAAGAGCTCCAGCTCTCCGTTTATAACTTCGAGGCCGCCGATGTTCAGAAAGCATGGCAGCACTTGCAACTTTACGAAACTGAATGCAAAGCGCTGATCG is a genomic window of Acidobacteriota bacterium containing:
- a CDS encoding glycine--tRNA ligase subunit alpha, with amino-acid sequence MATTPKVQPPTFQELILKLQTFWGDYGCVLQQPYDIEVGAGTMSPETFLRVLGPKPYRTAYLQPSRRPADGRYGENPNRLYKHTQLQVILKPPPNDVQELYLRSLQAIGIDLRRHDIKFEEDNWESPTLGAWGIGWQVMLDGLEITQFTYFQQCGGIDLDPISAELTYGIERLAAFLQDVDSIYDVAWTRGADGKLVTYGDVRLAEELQLSVYNFEAADVQKAWQHLQLYETECKALIDGYSVLKKKAPEGAAADELRRYPVLGAFDLCLKCSHLFNILDARGAISVTERVGVIARIRTLAVGVAKAYLDQQQSSVREAAEPKLETVEVHA
- the recO gene encoding DNA repair protein RecO; its protein translation is MLKQSDAIVLRTYPLREADLLVTLFTREEGKIRGVARSAKRSKRRFGGALEPLTRVRAYYDQKSGQELVRLDSCDVIESPLMHDVDYERTVALSYVAEVLDGLLPDHDANDAVFRLTLSVLPHLEAGSIWMPLTYFDLWMTRLMGLLPELGACIVCGEELNGSGRVFFHALADGLMCPQHKRLASSEMSLPSRQLAAEMFRSPVDAFAAEPWKRQRGADLRKFLAQCIERHIEGKLVTSIALARLD
- a CDS encoding ferredoxin, with protein sequence MAYVIAEPCIGTKDTACVDACPVDCIHPKKDEAPHGEAQQLFIDPVECIDCGACVPVCPVSAIFAADDLPDKWKEYEGKNSQYFGR
- a CDS encoding 3-isopropylmalate dehydratase — protein: MKFAGRILFLTEDPELIRRQLAGEDLPWDTQNPVNNPKLRDDISTDEITPAHICFFFDETLGEFPYTGLKCGNELPIKRTDVKKGGFVAAVSGKRRGKGSSREQSPYAELSAGIKLVIAENIERIYKQNCQNLGVLTSTDFSLIDCIRRGEEIPLEVFTHGEDEITRQVIEYGGLFPFNVARMQGKVTIPGIDTKPRPMTVTEKIFARHMISPDGKVGVPAVKPGDAGFARTDLRFSHEYVTPMAAIFYEHFVGKDTPVNDRASIIFFRDHLTFLDEVLSEEKKKMGLLDLATQLKIKQESFAQSQGIKLHGELKDRKGSEGICHSIVAESYALPGQLNVGSDSHTPHVGAVGCVAFGIGTTDVFNSWITKDVRVKVPESVKVIVRGKRRANATAKDYILKLLAMDYIRGGKALAKVMEYSGEAIEELGVDERATMCNMAAEIGGFTGIVAPDKKVADFLVERRGMKGAHSEKLIDGLRSDPGAEYAHMIEMDASEIYPMVATPGDPGNGKYVRDLNTPVPVEIAYGGTCTAGKNEDMDMYAEVLSDALRQGKRVSSSVQFYIQFGSQETREYCLRKGYLEVFQKVGAKVIEPSCGACINAGPGVSTRPDQIVISAQNRNFPGRSGPGQMYLASPYTVAASAVAGYITEYQPAEEREPALA